Below is a window of Trichocoleus desertorum ATA4-8-CV12 DNA.
CGAGGCCAGTTGGTTGGCTATGAAGGTACGGTTGAGGATATCACCCGCCGCAAGCAAGCAGAGGAGGAGTTGCATAAGCGTGAGGGGTTGCTGCAAGGTGTAGCAGAAGCGACTCGGCACCTATTAACCAATACTAATTATGAAGCCGCGATCGCGGAAGCAATAGGCACTCTAGGCACGGCAGCAGGAGTGGATCGGGTTTATATCTACGAAAATCATCTCCATCCTGTCACGGCTGAGTTGGCGATGAGTATACGGTTTGAATGGACGCGGTCGGCGATCGCCCCCACCATTCATCAAGCGCATTCGCAAAACCAGTCCTACCAGGAATTTGGTCTCAGCCGCTGGTATGCAGCTTTATCAACGGGTCACTCCATCAGTGGCCTGACTTGTGACTTTCCTGCTGCTGAGCAGGAACTCTTGGCGCTAGATCGAATTCTTTCGATTCTACTGGTGCCAATTTTGATCGATCAGCAATTCTGGGGCTACATCGGCTTCGACGACTGTACGACAGAACGCTGCTGGTCAAAGAGTGAAGAATCTATTTTGATTGCGATGGCTGCCAGCATTGGCGGGGCTTTGAAGCGAGAGCAAGCGGCTGCCACCATTCGCTATCAAGCCTTTCATGACTTACTCACAGGCTTGCCCAACCGGATTTGTTTCAACAATCGGCTATTGCCATCCCTAACTCAGGCGCGAGGCAGTGGTCAAAATTTGGCGGTGATGTTTCTCGATTTAGATCGATTCAAAACTATCAATGACACTCTGGGCCATGCCGTGGGAGACCACCTTTTACAACTGTCGGCTCAGCGCATTGCTAGTTGCCTTAGAGAGGGTGATGTTGTGGCTCGTTGGGGAGGAGATGAGTTTACGCTGTTATTGCCTAACCTCAGCTGTCCTGAAGCGGCTAGCAAAATTGCTCGACGGGTTCTAGAGTCGCTCAAACCTGCTTTCAATTTGGAGGGACACGATCTCTATATCACCAGTAGCATTGGCATTGCTCTATATCCGCAAGATGGCGAAGATGTACCCACATTGCTCAGAAACGCCGATGCCGCTCTCTATAAGGCCAAAGACCAGGGGCGAAATAACTACCAGTTCTACACTACGGCTTTGAATGCTCAGGCATCGGCTCGCTTGGAGCTAGAAAGTGGCTTGCATCATGCTCTAGAGCGTGGTGAGTTTGTGGTTTATTACCAACCGCAAGTAAATCTGCTCAACCAACAGATTACTTGTATGGAAGCTTTGGTGCGGTGGCAGCATCCAGAGCTGGGGTTGCTAGATCCGAAGGGTTTTATTCCATTGGCTGAAGAAAATGGGCTAATTGTGCGGATTGGAGAATGGGTGCTGCAAACTGCTTGTCAGCAGGCAAAGCAATGGCAACAGGCGGGATTTGTGCGATCGCGGGTCTCTGTCAACCTATCAGCGCGGCAATTTCAACAACCTGAACTAGTCGAAATTGTCGCTCGCACTCTGGCCGAAAGCCAACTCTCGCCTGAATTCTTAGAACTTGAAATTACCGAAACAACGGTCATGCAAAATGCTGACTCTACCTGTGAAGTTTTGCATGACTTAGAGAAAATGGGAGTTTCCCTAGCGATGGATGATTTTGGCGCAGGCTACTCTTCGTTAGGGTATTTGAAGAAATTTCCGCTCCATACCCTCAAAATTGATCAGTCTTTCATCCGGGATTTATCGATCAATTCTCAAGATGCTGCCATTGTGAGTGC
It encodes the following:
- a CDS encoding EAL domain-containing protein; its protein translation is MVEQQDSVNASQSPTKASSLLKRVKEETKLLQTISLAISESANLETALQVALQQVCEATGWKYGEAWLADSTQTQLQCSSAWYSQSTSLSKFRTLSQEMQFQPGVGLPGRVWAKQKPEWIQDVSQEAPTSFLRTEIALEAGLRASLAVPILARGAVVAVLVFFMFEARSTDQRLVELVTAVTAQLGAILQLKQAEQALRESEARHRAISDMASDYVYSVRIEPDGQLVTEWATEAFYRITDYTLDEINALGGWVSLIHPEDLALTYPFAQNISANQPSVLEYRIITKSGATCWLRDYARPEWDAVQQRVGRILGAVKDITERKRAEEALRQAEVKYRSIFENAVEGIFQTTTNGQYLTANPMLATIYGYDSPEELKATLTDIQQQLYVDPSSRAEFMHLIQTQEAVWGFESQIYRKDGTVIWISENARTIRDDRGQLVGYEGTVEDITRRKQAEEELHKREGLLQGVAEATRHLLTNTNYEAAIAEAIGTLGTAAGVDRVYIYENHLHPVTAELAMSIRFEWTRSAIAPTIHQAHSQNQSYQEFGLSRWYAALSTGHSISGLTCDFPAAEQELLALDRILSILLVPILIDQQFWGYIGFDDCTTERCWSKSEESILIAMAASIGGALKREQAAATIRYQAFHDLLTGLPNRICFNNRLLPSLTQARGSGQNLAVMFLDLDRFKTINDTLGHAVGDHLLQLSAQRIASCLREGDVVARWGGDEFTLLLPNLSCPEAASKIARRVLESLKPAFNLEGHDLYITSSIGIALYPQDGEDVPTLLRNADAALYKAKDQGRNNYQFYTTALNAQASARLELESGLHHALERGEFVVYYQPQVNLLNQQITCMEALVRWQHPELGLLDPKGFIPLAEENGLIVRIGEWVLQTACQQAKQWQQAGFVRSRVSVNLSARQFQQPELVEIVARTLAESQLSPEFLELEITETTVMQNADSTCEVLHDLEKMGVSLAMDDFGAGYSSLGYLKKFPLHTLKIDQSFIRDLSINSQDAAIVSAVIALGQGLNLNVIAEGVETQAQLERLRSLQCQTIQGYLLSPPLAVPDATAFLRNHCLQFPPTLVSQDRVTAQV